From Cricetulus griseus strain 17A/GY chromosome 1 unlocalized genomic scaffold, alternate assembly CriGri-PICRH-1.0 chr1_0, whole genome shotgun sequence, a single genomic window includes:
- the Snrpc gene encoding U1 small nuclear ribonucleoprotein C isoform X2, which produces MPKFYCDYCDTYLTHDSPSVRKTHCSGRKHKENVKDYYQKWMEEQAQSLIDKTTAAFQQGKIPPAPFSAPPPAGAMIPPPPSLPGPPRPGMMPAPHMGGPPMMPMMGPPPPGMMPVGPAPGMRPPMGGHMPMMPGPPMMRPPARPMMVPTRPGMTRPDR; this is translated from the exons ATGCCCAA GTTTTACTGTGACTACTGTGACACGTACCTCACCCACGACTCT ccATCTGTGAGGAAGACACACTGCAGTGGTCGAAAACACAAAGAGAATGTGAAAGACTACTACCAAAAATGGATGGAAGAGCAAGCCCAGAGCCTGATTGACAAAACAA CGGCTGCATTTCAACAAGGAAAGATCCCCCCAGCTCCattctctgctcctcctcctgctggggCCATGATCCCGCCTCCCCCCAGTCTCC CGGGTCCTCCTCGCCCTGGCATGATGCCTGCACCCCACATGGGAGGCCCTCCCATGATGCCGATGATGGGCCCCCCTCCTCCTGGGATGATGCCTGTGGGACCTG CTCCTGGAATGAGGCCACCCATGGGGGGTCACATGCCCATGATGCCAGGCCCTCCAATGATGAGACCTCCTGCTCGCCCTATGATGGTGCCCACTCGGCCTGGCATGACTCGGCCAGACAGATAA